The following proteins are co-located in the Chryseobacterium daecheongense genome:
- the recQ gene encoding DNA helicase RecQ, which produces MSAKKANLSGELKKYFGFSTFKGQQEQIIENLLQGKDIFVLMPTGGGKSLCYQLPALISEGTAIVVSPLIALMKNQVDAVNGLSSDDGVAHVLNSSLNKTQTKQVFDDIKSGKTKLLYVAPESLIKEDYLDFLKEVKISFFAIDEAHCISEWGHDFRPEYRNLKLIIDKIADVPVIALTATATPKVQDDIQKTLGMTNALVFKESFNRANLYYEVRPKVNVDLEIVKFINQHKGKSGIIYCLSRRKVEEFAQLLQVNGINALPYHAGLDQKVRVANQDKFLMEDADVIVATIAFGMGIDKPDVRFVIHYDFPKSLESYYQETGRAGRDGGEGHCLAFYDPKDIEKLEKFLAQKPVSEREIGLQLLNEVVGYAETSMSRRQYILYYFGEAFDPVNGEGAKMCDNASNPPKLKDATKDLKKVLELIRETGEKFKSKDLISVISGKESAVTKSYKLEQSSYFGFGKDQKDNYWKTILRQATVQNFLQKDIETYGVLKITDKGLQVLDHNLDHVFMIAEDREFDLTQSKAESDQVQMQSGGGLDQNLFGLLKELRKKVAKKYGIPPYTVFMDPSLEDMTVQYPITVEEIAKIYGVGEGKAKKYGKEFADYIKTYVEDHNIERTQDMVLKQVANKSSHKVFIIQSTDKKIDLEDIARAKNLTMNELLKEMESIVYQGTKLNIDYYIEDNFDEDIVDGFMEFMNDSESDSMKVLLDEFGDELSDEEVRMLRIKFISDVAN; this is translated from the coding sequence ATGAGCGCAAAAAAAGCCAATTTATCAGGCGAATTGAAAAAGTATTTCGGGTTTTCTACTTTTAAAGGTCAACAAGAACAAATTATAGAAAATCTGTTACAAGGGAAGGATATATTTGTTTTGATGCCGACAGGGGGAGGTAAGTCATTATGTTACCAACTTCCGGCACTCATTTCTGAAGGGACGGCGATTGTAGTTTCTCCCTTAATCGCATTAATGAAGAATCAGGTAGATGCCGTAAATGGTCTTTCATCTGATGATGGAGTAGCACATGTTTTAAATTCATCATTAAATAAAACGCAAACCAAGCAGGTCTTTGATGATATTAAAAGCGGGAAGACAAAATTACTTTATGTTGCTCCTGAATCATTAATTAAAGAAGATTATCTGGATTTCCTTAAGGAAGTTAAAATTTCATTCTTTGCTATTGACGAGGCTCACTGTATTTCAGAGTGGGGACACGATTTCAGACCGGAATACAGAAATCTGAAATTGATTATCGATAAAATTGCCGACGTTCCCGTTATTGCACTTACAGCCACGGCAACTCCTAAGGTTCAGGATGATATCCAGAAAACATTGGGAATGACGAATGCATTGGTATTTAAGGAAAGCTTCAACCGTGCTAATTTATACTACGAAGTACGCCCGAAAGTCAATGTAGATCTCGAAATCGTAAAATTTATAAATCAGCATAAGGGAAAATCAGGAATTATATATTGTTTAAGCAGGAGGAAAGTAGAGGAATTTGCGCAGCTTTTACAAGTGAATGGAATCAATGCATTACCATATCACGCCGGTCTTGACCAGAAGGTAAGAGTGGCTAATCAGGATAAATTCCTCATGGAGGATGCTGATGTTATTGTTGCAACCATTGCTTTTGGGATGGGAATTGATAAACCGGATGTGCGGTTTGTAATCCATTACGATTTTCCGAAGTCATTAGAGAGTTACTACCAGGAAACGGGACGCGCAGGAAGAGACGGTGGAGAAGGACACTGCTTAGCCTTTTATGATCCGAAAGATATCGAAAAGCTTGAAAAGTTCCTTGCTCAAAAGCCGGTTTCAGAAAGGGAAATCGGATTACAGCTTTTAAATGAAGTGGTAGGTTATGCTGAAACATCTATGAGCCGGAGACAGTATATTTTGTATTACTTCGGTGAAGCTTTTGATCCTGTTAATGGAGAAGGAGCTAAAATGTGTGATAATGCATCAAATCCTCCAAAATTAAAGGATGCTACAAAAGATCTGAAGAAAGTTCTGGAACTGATCAGGGAAACTGGAGAAAAGTTTAAATCCAAAGATCTTATCTCAGTGATCTCGGGCAAAGAAAGTGCTGTAACCAAATCGTATAAGCTTGAGCAAAGTTCATATTTCGGTTTCGGGAAAGATCAGAAAGATAACTATTGGAAAACGATCTTAAGACAGGCTACTGTTCAGAATTTTCTACAAAAAGATATTGAAACGTACGGTGTTTTAAAGATTACGGATAAAGGCCTACAGGTTCTGGACCATAATTTAGATCACGTGTTTATGATAGCAGAAGACCGCGAATTTGACCTTACACAGTCAAAAGCGGAAAGTGATCAGGTGCAGATGCAATCCGGAGGAGGACTGGACCAGAATTTATTTGGTCTTTTAAAGGAACTGAGGAAAAAAGTAGCTAAAAAATACGGAATTCCTCCTTATACGGTATTTATGGATCCTAGTTTGGAAGACATGACGGTTCAGTATCCGATCACAGTGGAAGAAATTGCCAAGATTTATGGAGTAGGGGAAGGAAAAGCCAAAAAGTATGGAAAGGAATTTGCCGACTACATAAAAACCTATGTTGAAGACCATAATATTGAACGTACTCAGGATATGGTACTGAAGCAGGTAGCGAATAAATCGAGCCACAAAGTATTTATTATTCAGAGTACCGATAAGAAGATTGATCTTGAGGATATTGCAAGAGCCAAAAATTTAACAATGAATGAATTGTTGAAAGAAATGGAAAGTATTGTATACCAGGGAACGAAGCTGAATATTGATTACTATATTGAAGATAATTTCGATGAAGATATTGTAGATGGCTTCATGGAATTCATGAATGATTCTGAAAGCGATAGCATGAAAGTGTTGCTGGATGAATTCGGAGATGAGCTTTCTGATGAAGAGGTCAGAATGTTAAGGATAAAATTCATTAGTGACGTAGCTAATTAA
- a CDS encoding type 1 glutamine amidotransferase domain-containing protein, which produces MKKKALIVVTSVEKYPEMDRATGLWLGEAVHFYEKLSQKGYEIDFVSPRGGYTPLDPVSLQMFVQPVDWKYYADQSFREKLANTLEPKDIHAEDYEVIYYSGGHGVVWDFPDNKELQDISRKIYENGGIVSSVCHGAVGLFNIRLSDGELLIKGKTLTGFSNSEEVAAELADHMPYLTEDVLKSKGANYVKADKDFISFAVADGRLVTGQNPQSGGAVGEKVLEILEKQEK; this is translated from the coding sequence ATGAAGAAAAAAGCATTAATCGTAGTCACAAGTGTGGAAAAATACCCTGAAATGGATCGTGCAACCGGTTTATGGCTAGGTGAGGCAGTTCATTTTTATGAAAAATTATCCCAAAAAGGATATGAAATCGATTTTGTAAGCCCCCGAGGTGGTTACACTCCTCTTGATCCTGTTTCGCTCCAAATGTTTGTACAACCGGTGGACTGGAAATATTATGCAGATCAATCCTTCAGGGAAAAGTTGGCAAATACTTTAGAGCCTAAGGATATTCATGCAGAAGATTATGAAGTTATTTACTATTCCGGAGGACATGGTGTTGTATGGGATTTTCCTGACAATAAGGAGTTACAGGATATTTCAAGAAAGATCTATGAAAACGGAGGAATTGTTTCTTCTGTTTGTCATGGTGCTGTAGGTTTATTTAACATCCGGCTTTCAGATGGTGAATTACTGATTAAGGGGAAAACACTTACCGGTTTTTCAAATTCGGAGGAGGTAGCAGCTGAGTTAGCTGACCATATGCCTTATCTGACAGAAGATGTTTTAAAAAGCAAAGGTGCCAACTATGTAAAAGCCGATAAAGATTTTATTTCTTTCGCCGTTGCTGACGGAAGACTCGTTACAGGCCAAAATCCTCAATCAGGAGGAGCGGTTGGTGAAAAAGTGCTGGAAATATTGGAAAAACAAGAAAAGTAG
- a CDS encoding HAMP domain-containing sensor histidine kinase, with protein MKNRPFLSRINNWFVFTLLTVIVIALIVSSNILIKNLREKEAERIKVFATAIKILQDNKQKSSETQELLFAILTENDQIPSILTNENKEPFIFEGSSRNIAKEILENPGELKKLISKMENNYAPFEIEVANGDKQFVFYDNSSLLNNLRYYPYFLGLFILSYLLFSFWFLRTIKKTDEGYVWAGLAKETAHQIGTPLSSMIGWMEIMKLENPDSEGIEEIEKDIERLRTISERFSKIGSVPELNDMNFNQMIQENYEYLKSRISSKISFTLQLPTYTILVPHNKILMSWVIENLVKNAVDAMKGEGSLQMSVFERNKNILVEVKDTGSGMTKQQARNAFKPGYSTKKRGWGLGLSLAKRVVQEYHNGDIKISQTELGKGTTFRITIKKG; from the coding sequence ATGAAGAATCGTCCGTTTTTATCGAGAATCAATAACTGGTTTGTATTTACGTTACTTACCGTGATTGTTATTGCTTTGATTGTTTCATCTAATATTCTCATTAAAAATTTAAGGGAAAAAGAGGCTGAAAGAATTAAGGTTTTCGCTACTGCGATAAAGATTCTTCAGGACAATAAGCAGAAAAGTTCTGAGACCCAGGAGCTGTTGTTTGCGATATTAACGGAGAATGATCAGATTCCATCAATTTTGACGAATGAAAATAAAGAACCTTTTATATTTGAAGGGAGTTCAAGAAATATTGCCAAAGAAATTCTTGAAAATCCCGGAGAACTAAAAAAGCTAATCTCAAAAATGGAAAATAATTATGCTCCATTTGAGATTGAAGTGGCAAACGGTGATAAGCAGTTTGTATTTTATGATAACTCTTCATTGCTTAACAATTTGCGGTACTATCCTTATTTCTTAGGGCTATTTATCCTATCCTACCTGTTATTTTCATTCTGGTTTCTGAGGACGATTAAAAAAACGGATGAAGGATATGTATGGGCAGGTCTGGCAAAGGAAACCGCACACCAGATCGGAACTCCGCTTTCATCCATGATCGGATGGATGGAGATTATGAAACTGGAAAATCCTGATTCTGAAGGAATCGAAGAGATAGAAAAGGATATTGAGAGGCTGAGAACCATTTCTGAACGATTTTCAAAAATCGGATCTGTGCCGGAGCTTAATGATATGAATTTTAATCAGATGATTCAGGAGAATTATGAATATTTAAAATCCAGGATTTCAAGTAAGATAAGTTTTACCCTGCAGCTACCGACATATACTATTCTGGTTCCGCATAATAAGATCCTGATGAGCTGGGTTATTGAAAATCTGGTGAAAAATGCCGTAGATGCTATGAAAGGGGAAGGATCTTTGCAAATGTCCGTATTTGAAAGAAATAAAAATATCCTGGTAGAAGTGAAAGATACGGGTAGCGGGATGACAAAGCAGCAGGCAAGGAATGCGTTTAAACCGGGCTATTCAACAAAGAAGCGGGGTTGGGGATTAGGATTGTCGCTTGCAAAAAGGGTAGTGCAGGAATACCATAACGGTGACATAAAGATTTCACAGACAGAATTGGGCAAGGGGACTACTTTTAGGATAACAATTAAGAAAGGATAA
- a CDS encoding M1 family metallopeptidase has translation MKKLSYSLLLASGLAFGQFFEKPETFTKQDTLKGSNTKFRNFWDVKRYDLSVEPDFDQKSIKGTNKISFEIIKDVTNPTFQIDLQKPMKADKVEASFPIADTKQDGDFIFITTNKNFKKGEKYTIDITYSGNPVIAKKAPWDGGWVFTKDEKGNPWMSVADEGIGVSIWLPTKDIWSDEPDNGITMKIIAPKGLVGVGNGRLIDKKADGDKTIYTWEVKNPINGYSIIPNIGKYVNFKDTFNGEKGKLDLDYWVLDYNLEKAKKQFQQVKPMLSAFEYWFGPYPFYEDSYKLVDSPYLGMEHQSSVAYGNQYMNGYLGRDLSGTGVGLKWDFIIIHESGHEWFANNITAKDQADMWIHESFTNYSEVLFTEKYLDKKSADIYAIGIRNIISNDIPIIGKYGVRNEGSGDMYPKGASMIHTIRQVINNDDKFRQILRGLNKEFYHQTVTTQQIENYINSKSGIDFSSVFNQYLRTIKVPTLEYSQKGEALKFRYTNVVKNFKLPIRIDGEQTINPTEEWQTVKLKKGTPVEFNKNYYVNYKKVQ, from the coding sequence ATGAAAAAACTTTCATATTCACTTTTACTTGCATCAGGACTTGCTTTTGGACAATTCTTCGAAAAACCGGAAACATTTACAAAGCAGGACACTTTAAAAGGTTCTAACACCAAATTCCGAAACTTTTGGGATGTAAAAAGATATGATCTTTCCGTAGAACCGGATTTTGATCAGAAAAGCATTAAAGGAACCAACAAGATCAGTTTTGAAATCATCAAAGATGTCACCAACCCTACTTTCCAGATCGATCTTCAAAAACCTATGAAAGCCGATAAAGTGGAGGCCAGCTTTCCGATTGCCGACACCAAACAGGATGGGGATTTCATTTTCATCACCACAAATAAAAACTTCAAAAAAGGCGAAAAATACACCATTGATATCACCTATTCCGGAAATCCTGTGATTGCAAAAAAAGCACCCTGGGATGGCGGCTGGGTTTTTACCAAGGATGAAAAAGGAAATCCTTGGATGAGCGTCGCTGATGAAGGCATAGGGGTTTCTATATGGCTTCCTACAAAGGATATATGGAGTGACGAGCCGGATAATGGCATTACTATGAAAATCATTGCTCCCAAAGGTCTTGTTGGGGTTGGAAACGGACGTTTAATCGATAAAAAAGCGGACGGAGATAAAACCATATATACTTGGGAAGTTAAAAACCCGATCAACGGCTATTCCATTATTCCTAATATTGGAAAATACGTCAATTTTAAAGATACTTTTAACGGGGAAAAAGGGAAATTGGATCTGGATTATTGGGTATTGGATTATAATCTAGAAAAAGCAAAAAAGCAATTCCAGCAGGTAAAACCAATGCTATCCGCTTTTGAGTACTGGTTTGGTCCGTATCCTTTTTATGAGGATTCTTATAAACTCGTGGACTCTCCGTATCTGGGGATGGAACATCAGAGTAGCGTAGCTTATGGTAATCAATATATGAACGGATATCTGGGACGGGATCTGTCCGGTACGGGAGTGGGATTGAAATGGGATTTTATCATTATCCATGAAAGCGGACATGAATGGTTTGCCAATAATATTACCGCAAAAGATCAGGCTGACATGTGGATCCATGAAAGTTTTACCAATTATTCGGAAGTTCTTTTTACAGAAAAATACCTGGATAAAAAATCAGCAGATATATATGCTATCGGAATACGCAATATCATAAGCAATGACATCCCGATTATCGGTAAATACGGAGTTCGAAATGAAGGAAGCGGTGACATGTACCCTAAAGGTGCCAGCATGATCCACACAATCAGACAGGTTATCAACAATGATGATAAGTTCAGACAGATCTTAAGAGGTCTTAATAAGGAATTCTACCACCAGACGGTAACTACTCAGCAAATTGAAAACTACATCAATTCGAAATCAGGCATTGACTTTTCCAGTGTATTCAACCAGTACTTGAGAACTATTAAAGTTCCGACACTGGAATACTCTCAAAAAGGAGAAGCATTGAAGTTCAGATACACCAATGTTGTTAAGAACTTCAAGCTTCCTATCAGAATTGACGGAGAGCAAACTATAAATCCAACGGAGGAATGGCAAACGGTAAAATTGAAAAAAGGTACTCCTGTTGAGTTTAATAAAAATTATTACGTGAATTATAAGAAGGTACAATAA
- the dacB gene encoding D-alanyl-D-alanine carboxypeptidase/D-alanyl-D-alanine-endopeptidase, with amino-acid sequence MKKTLGVLILSTQIVFAQDIAQKLDDATKDLMNSSGGVASSLSFYVTDENGRLIYDYQGNKGLSTASTQKIFTAGAALETLGKNYTFKTTAGYSGTISKDVLNGNLLISSNGDPTLGSWRYEAYKPENFKKKLIEAIKTQGIAKVNGDLVIDDSYFDHQTIPGGWPWDDLGNYYGAGVWGINWRENQFDININGTTFKSFSYPLEGVQWLNDLKAGGSSDQSLIFTAPHSDVALINGTLPAGKTVTVSGSTPNPPLQLGVEVKQWLKEAGISFSGKVITNSQLEIEGKQIFEVPKKNIFLTYQSPTLDKIIYWFLRKSINLYGETLIKTLGKEKKGNSSFKSGVAYLKEFWKSNGINPNMINFADGSGLSPQNYVSAKAEVQALLYAKKQPWFDAYYDGFPTQENGMKMKSGTMRDTKSFAGYQTAKDGKKYVFSIIINNYQGSGNTELQKILNILK; translated from the coding sequence ATGAAAAAAACACTTGGTGTTCTTATATTATCTACACAAATAGTTTTTGCTCAGGATATCGCTCAAAAATTAGACGATGCTACAAAGGATCTTATGAATTCTTCAGGAGGAGTAGCATCCAGTTTATCGTTTTATGTAACCGATGAAAACGGGCGTTTGATTTACGATTATCAGGGAAATAAAGGACTTTCGACTGCTTCCACGCAGAAAATATTTACGGCTGGGGCAGCATTGGAAACCTTAGGGAAAAATTATACTTTTAAAACAACAGCCGGTTATTCGGGTACGATTTCAAAAGATGTTCTTAACGGAAACCTGTTGATCAGCTCTAATGGTGATCCTACTCTGGGAAGCTGGAGATACGAAGCATACAAACCTGAAAATTTTAAGAAAAAGCTTATCGAAGCAATCAAAACGCAGGGAATTGCAAAGGTTAATGGAGACCTGGTGATCGATGATTCATATTTTGACCATCAGACGATTCCCGGGGGCTGGCCCTGGGACGATCTGGGGAATTATTACGGCGCCGGAGTTTGGGGGATCAACTGGAGAGAGAACCAGTTTGATATCAACATCAACGGCACTACTTTTAAAAGCTTTTCCTATCCACTGGAAGGAGTTCAATGGTTAAATGACCTGAAAGCCGGTGGGAGTTCGGATCAGAGCCTTATTTTCACGGCACCACACTCGGATGTGGCATTGATTAACGGAACTTTACCTGCCGGTAAAACGGTTACTGTTTCAGGATCAACTCCAAATCCTCCTTTACAATTGGGAGTAGAAGTAAAACAGTGGCTTAAGGAAGCCGGAATTAGCTTTTCAGGGAAGGTTATTACGAATTCCCAACTCGAAATTGAGGGGAAACAGATATTTGAAGTTCCTAAGAAAAATATATTTCTTACGTATCAATCACCGACGTTAGATAAGATTATATACTGGTTTCTAAGAAAGAGTATTAATCTGTATGGAGAAACTCTTATTAAGACGCTGGGGAAAGAGAAAAAGGGAAATTCAAGCTTTAAAAGCGGAGTTGCCTATCTTAAAGAGTTCTGGAAATCCAATGGGATTAATCCGAATATGATCAATTTTGCAGACGGAAGCGGGCTTTCTCCTCAGAACTATGTATCGGCAAAAGCGGAGGTACAGGCTCTTTTGTATGCTAAAAAGCAACCATGGTTTGATGCCTATTATGACGGATTCCCAACGCAGGAAAACGGGATGAAAATGAAAAGCGGAACTATGAGGGATACAAAATCTTTTGCGGGATATCAAACGGCAAAGGATGGAAAAAAATATGTATTCTCCATTATCATCAATAATTATCAGGGAAGCGGAAATACGGAATTACAGAAAATTCTGAATATTTTAAAATAA
- a CDS encoding KpsF/GutQ family sugar-phosphate isomerase, with the protein MERANIISIAKTTLEIEISELEKLKSRIDNEFVKAVEVIHSAKGKLIVVGIGKSAHVGNKIVATLNSTGTPSQFLHASEAIHGDLGVIQKQDVVLCISNSGNSPEIANLVPFLKDYSSALIGMTGNRKSKLAEFSEIILDTHVDLEACPNKLAPTSSTTIQMALGDALAICLMELNDFKENDFAKFHPGGSLGKNLTARVEQFLSSQKPQVSENAPVRDVIISISASSHGITVVTKEDEIIGVITDGDLRRMLLKDEDLSKVLAKDIMSAHPKTIEKNVLAKDAMKVLKENNIGQLIVTENGKYFGIIDLHKLLDEGII; encoded by the coding sequence ATGGAAAGAGCAAATATCATTTCAATAGCAAAAACAACATTAGAAATAGAGATTTCAGAACTTGAAAAATTAAAAAGCAGAATAGACAATGAATTTGTAAAAGCAGTAGAGGTTATTCATTCAGCAAAAGGAAAATTAATTGTTGTTGGAATAGGAAAATCTGCTCATGTGGGAAATAAAATTGTTGCCACGCTCAATTCCACAGGAACTCCTTCCCAGTTCCTTCACGCTTCGGAAGCCATTCATGGGGATCTTGGAGTTATCCAGAAACAGGATGTGGTTTTATGCATTTCCAATTCCGGAAATTCACCTGAAATTGCCAATCTTGTTCCATTCTTAAAAGATTATTCTTCAGCATTAATAGGAATGACAGGAAACAGAAAAAGCAAACTGGCAGAATTTTCTGAAATCATTTTAGATACCCATGTGGACCTTGAGGCCTGTCCCAATAAACTAGCTCCGACGAGTTCTACTACCATACAGATGGCACTGGGAGATGCCTTGGCAATCTGCCTGATGGAACTCAACGACTTTAAAGAAAACGATTTCGCAAAATTCCACCCCGGAGGAAGCTTAGGAAAAAACTTAACCGCAAGGGTTGAACAGTTCCTTTCATCACAAAAACCACAGGTAAGCGAAAATGCACCTGTACGGGATGTAATTATCTCAATCAGCGCATCGAGTCATGGAATTACTGTGGTTACAAAAGAAGATGAAATCATCGGTGTGATTACGGATGGTGACCTGAGAAGGATGCTGTTAAAAGATGAAGACCTATCTAAGGTTCTGGCCAAAGATATCATGTCTGCCCATCCTAAAACCATTGAAAAAAATGTTCTCGCAAAAGATGCGATGAAAGTTTTAAAAGAAAACAATATCGGCCAGCTTATTGTAACCGAAAATGGTAAATACTTTGGAATTATAGACCTTCACAAATTGTTGGACGAAGGAATTATCTAA
- the tatC gene encoding twin-arginine translocase subunit TatC, translating into MEEKKEMSFLGHIGELRGHLIRSIIAIIIAAFIIGFNINWIMDHIFFGPTRNDFPTFKIVNHFSRMILGEDSIHLPKEFPVRVQRLYQQFNVMMAVSIFGGIVLAFPYIVWELWRFVSPALHPKERKNSIFIINAVWILFMSGVLSGYFLILPFAVNFGVIFKISDIIVPLYDLSDYTTLFLQVVLGMGVVFLFPILIYFLTTIGILSPKFMKTYRRHAIVLIMVVAAIITPADVLSMIMAALPLLLLYEFSIVMCSYTYKKVQKREGNLPVVQK; encoded by the coding sequence ATGGAAGAAAAAAAGGAAATGTCCTTTCTTGGGCACATTGGAGAATTAAGAGGGCATCTGATTCGCTCAATTATTGCTATTATTATTGCCGCTTTTATCATTGGCTTTAATATCAATTGGATTATGGACCATATTTTTTTCGGTCCTACCAGAAATGACTTTCCCACTTTTAAAATTGTTAATCACTTTTCGAGGATGATCCTCGGAGAAGACAGCATACATCTTCCAAAAGAATTTCCTGTTCGTGTACAAAGGCTTTATCAGCAGTTCAATGTCATGATGGCGGTTTCTATTTTTGGGGGGATTGTTCTGGCATTTCCCTATATAGTCTGGGAGCTATGGCGTTTCGTCAGTCCTGCATTACATCCGAAAGAAAGAAAAAATTCGATCTTCATTATCAATGCGGTGTGGATATTGTTTATGTCAGGGGTTTTATCAGGGTACTTTCTGATTCTTCCTTTTGCCGTCAACTTTGGGGTGATTTTCAAAATTTCCGATATTATCGTTCCTCTTTATGATCTGAGCGATTATACCACGTTATTCTTACAGGTTGTATTAGGTATGGGAGTGGTTTTTCTATTTCCTATCCTTATTTATTTCCTTACGACGATCGGAATTCTCAGCCCGAAATTCATGAAAACATATCGAAGACATGCTATTGTGCTCATCATGGTTGTAGCAGCTATTATTACTCCTGCTGATGTTTTAAGTATGATTATGGCAGCCCTGCCATTATTGTTGTTGTATGAATTCAGTATTGTCATGTGTTCTTATACCTATAAAAAGGTTCAGAAACGTGAAGGAAACCTGCCTGTCGTTCAGAAGTAG
- a CDS encoding peptidase M61, with the protein MKKIALSLGILATVLANAQSIKTNIDLVNVKDDKVAVTMEFPKMKSGNVKFHFPKTVPGTYSVDDYGRFIEGIKFFDNKGRELAYTKVDDNSYALKNAQFLSKVTYLVNDSFDDELNTEKHKAVFSPSGTDIEAGKVFLINTHGFIGYIDDMQDVPYQLVIQKPADFYGTTALVDQDKSEATDTFTLANYAKVTDSPLMYTKPDYITFNAGGMDLVLGVYSPTGKYKAADFKTNLEKMVVAQKKFLGDMNTNKKYAIMLYLSGGEGPQIKGFGALEHHESTSVVLPEAMPKEAIDQTITDVVSHEFFHTVNPLKTHSEEIHYFNYADPKMSQHLWMYEGGTEYFANLFQIQEGLINKDEFLKRIGEKITNSKNYDDTMPFTVMSKNVLVEPYKDQYRNVYEKGALLAMCMDIELRKLSNGEMGYRDMIRKLSQRFGENKPFKDDKLIDELVTVTGYPQVKDFYNKYIAGNQPTPYADYLNQVGVEITKQETPPIFWFIKDPNQTGFNEKNNTFIFDENSPLSPFAKSIGFKITDEIYAIDGKTIDVKNIQAFINYTKTIKEGQPVTVTVLRKNGDKTDKIELKGKAILDKLTMETLKYKANPTPAEQKLQDQWLTGKK; encoded by the coding sequence ATGAAAAAAATAGCACTAAGCTTAGGTATATTAGCCACTGTTTTGGCCAATGCCCAGTCTATTAAAACCAATATTGACCTGGTGAATGTAAAAGACGATAAGGTGGCGGTAACAATGGAATTTCCTAAAATGAAATCCGGCAATGTAAAATTCCATTTTCCTAAAACAGTTCCCGGAACTTATTCCGTGGATGATTACGGAAGATTTATAGAAGGTATCAAATTCTTCGATAACAAAGGAAGAGAGCTGGCCTACACGAAAGTGGATGACAATTCCTATGCACTTAAAAATGCTCAGTTTTTATCAAAGGTAACTTATCTGGTCAATGACAGTTTTGATGATGAATTGAATACTGAAAAACACAAAGCGGTATTTTCTCCGTCTGGAACTGATATTGAAGCTGGAAAAGTATTTTTAATCAATACCCATGGGTTTATAGGATATATAGATGATATGCAGGATGTTCCTTACCAGTTGGTCATTCAGAAGCCCGCTGATTTCTATGGAACCACTGCCCTCGTAGATCAGGATAAATCAGAAGCTACAGACACTTTTACGTTGGCTAACTATGCAAAAGTGACAGATTCTCCGTTAATGTACACCAAACCGGACTATATTACTTTTAATGCAGGCGGTATGGATCTGGTTTTAGGCGTTTATTCTCCGACAGGAAAGTATAAAGCAGCTGACTTTAAAACCAACCTTGAAAAAATGGTCGTTGCCCAAAAGAAATTCCTGGGTGATATGAATACCAATAAAAAGTATGCGATCATGCTTTACCTTTCAGGTGGAGAAGGACCCCAGATTAAAGGTTTCGGGGCATTGGAACACCATGAGTCTACAAGTGTTGTATTACCGGAGGCCATGCCTAAAGAAGCTATCGATCAAACCATTACCGATGTTGTTTCACACGAATTCTTCCATACGGTAAACCCACTGAAAACTCACTCTGAAGAAATTCATTACTTCAATTATGCAGATCCTAAAATGTCTCAACATCTATGGATGTATGAGGGAGGAACAGAGTATTTCGCAAATTTATTCCAAATCCAGGAAGGATTGATCAACAAGGATGAATTCCTGAAGAGAATAGGTGAAAAAATCACCAATTCTAAGAACTATGACGACACAATGCCGTTTACCGTAATGAGTAAAAATGTTCTTGTAGAGCCTTACAAGGATCAGTACAGAAATGTTTACGAAAAGGGAGCCTTACTGGCGATGTGTATGGATATTGAGCTTAGAAAGTTATCCAACGGTGAGATGGGGTATCGTGATATGATCAGAAAATTATCACAGAGATTTGGTGAAAACAAACCGTTTAAGGACGACAAACTGATCGATGAACTGGTAACTGTTACCGGCTACCCGCAAGTTAAAGATTTTTACAACAAATATATTGCAGGAAATCAGCCAACACCTTATGCTGACTATTTAAACCAGGTAGGTGTGGAAATAACAAAACAGGAAACTCCACCAATCTTCTGGTTTATTAAAGACCCAAACCAAACAGGATTTAACGAGAAAAACAATACTTTCATTTTTGATGAAAACTCTCCTTTATCTCCTTTTGCGAAGAGCATTGGTTTTAAAATTACGGATGAGATCTATGCAATAGACGGAAAAACTATTGATGTGAAAAATATACAGGCATTTATCAATTATACCAAAACCATCAAAGAAGGACAACCCGTGACAGTAACAGTTCTTAGAAAAAATGGAGATAAGACTGATAAAATAGAGCTGAAAGGAAAAGCAATCCTTGATAAGCTAACCATGGAAACGCTTAAATACAAAGCCAATCCTACACCGGCAGAACAAAAACTGCAGGATCAGTGGTTAACAGGAAAGAAATAA